The following proteins come from a genomic window of Clostridiisalibacter paucivorans DSM 22131:
- the sigE gene encoding RNA polymerase sporulation sigma factor SigE: MKIFNKIKLFLQIKIIKLIRKISPYYGTDIFYIGGSEVLPPPLKKDEEMYLIGRINQDDSVKSILIERNLRLVVYIARKFENTGISVEDLISIGTIGLIKAVNTFNPEKKIKLATYASKCIENEILMYLRRNNKTKTEVSLDEPLNTDWDGNELLLSDVLGTDNDIIFKYLEEEVDRKLLKEAMEKLTIREKRIMELRFGLGKKDEMTQKEVADVLGISQSYISRLEKRIVKRLKKEMAKMI, translated from the coding sequence ATGAAGATTTTTAATAAGATTAAATTGTTTTTACAAATTAAAATCATTAAATTGATAAGGAAGATATCCCCCTATTATGGAACTGATATTTTCTATATAGGGGGTAGTGAAGTTCTTCCACCTCCATTGAAAAAAGATGAAGAAATGTATTTGATAGGAAGGATTAATCAAGATGATTCAGTGAAGTCAATATTAATAGAGAGAAATCTTAGACTGGTAGTATATATAGCAAGAAAATTTGAAAATACAGGTATATCTGTTGAAGATTTGATATCTATAGGTACTATTGGTTTGATAAAGGCAGTAAATACTTTTAATCCAGAAAAAAAGATAAAGTTAGCTACATATGCATCTAAATGTATAGAAAATGAAATACTTATGTATTTAAGAAGAAATAATAAAACAAAAACTGAGGTATCTTTAGATGAACCATTAAATACAGATTGGGATGGAAATGAACTTTTATTATCAGATGTACTAGGGACAGATAATGATATTATATTTAAATATCTTGAGGAGGAAGTAGATAGAAAATTATTGAAGGAAGCCATGGAAAAACTCACAATAAGAGAGAAGAGAATAATGGAGTTGAGGTTTGGGTTAGGCAAAAAAGATGAAATGACTCAAAAAGAAGTAGCTGATGTATTGGGAATCTCTCAATCTTATATATCTAGACTGGAAAAAAGGATAGTGAAAAGACTTAAAAAAGAGATGGCAAAGATGATATAG
- a CDS encoding DUF881 domain-containing protein yields the protein MKKSFLNKGIIFILSVGLGVLLPIQLRHNVEDNIFVTIDSIQAMKNEITKNREEIDDINKLIEKKKKELENIEAADNKGDITDVLKNELYKVKVLAGYEDLEGPGILIRIEDNDEKYNIGEDIDDQIVHDTDILNLLNDLKVAGAEAISIKGQRVLVNSEIQCGGPIIWINKRAVTAPFVIKAIGDPKVLYASINAPGTYGYVLKNDYNIKMRTDTSDYILISRKQGDLSLEYIKPVKEGE from the coding sequence ATGAAAAAAAGTTTTTTGAACAAAGGAATTATTTTTATACTATCAGTTGGATTAGGTGTGTTGTTGCCTATACAGTTAAGGCATAATGTGGAAGACAATATATTTGTAACCATTGACTCTATACAAGCTATGAAAAATGAGATAACTAAAAATAGAGAAGAGATAGATGATATTAATAAACTTATAGAAAAAAAGAAAAAAGAGTTAGAAAATATAGAGGCAGCAGATAATAAGGGAGATATAACAGATGTATTGAAAAATGAACTATATAAAGTTAAAGTATTAGCTGGATATGAAGATTTAGAAGGACCAGGAATTTTGATAAGGATAGAAGATAATGATGAAAAATATAATATTGGAGAAGATATTGATGATCAAATAGTACACGATACAGATATATTAAATCTTTTGAATGATTTAAAGGTGGCAGGAGCAGAGGCTATAAGTATAAAGGGACAGAGGGTCTTAGTAAATTCAGAAATACAATGTGGTGGTCCTATTATATGGATAAATAAGAGGGCAGTAACGGCCCCATTTGTTATAAAGGCTATAGGGGACCCAAAGGTATTATATGCTTCAATAAATGCTCCCGGTACCTATGGGTATGTATTGAAAAATGATTACAATATAAAGATGAGAACTGATACCAGTGATTATATCCTTATATCTAGGAAACAAGGTGATTTATCATTGGAATATATTAAACCTGTTAAAGAAGGTGAGTAA
- the ftsZ gene encoding cell division protein FtsZ produces MFEFDVDMEQFARIKVIGVGGGGNNALNRMIEEDVKGVEFIAVNTDRQALHSSKAEIKIQIGDKLTKGLGAGANPEIGKKAAEESRNEIHESLQGADMVFITAGMGGGTGTGAAPIVAEVAKEMGILTVGVVTKPFMFEGRRRMLHAEKGIEELKGRVDTLVTIPNDRLLQVAEKKTSIVDAFRIADDVLRQGIQGISDLIAVPGLVNLDFADVKTIMLDQGLAHMGIGQANGENRATEAAKQAVHSPLLETSIEGAKGVLLNITGGQNLGLFEVNEAADLIKQAVDSDANIIFGAVVDENLKDDIKITVIATGFSGSKPNENTKTKSKTRKSINRSQQRQQNEEEKVEEIDTDDLDIPTFLRKRNK; encoded by the coding sequence ATGTTTGAATTTGATGTTGATATGGAACAATTCGCCCGAATAAAGGTTATAGGTGTAGGTGGCGGTGGAAACAATGCATTAAACAGAATGATAGAAGAGGATGTTAAAGGTGTTGAATTTATAGCTGTAAATACTGATAGACAAGCCCTTCACTCTTCAAAGGCAGAAATAAAGATCCAAATAGGAGATAAGCTAACCAAGGGATTAGGAGCTGGAGCTAATCCAGAAATAGGAAAAAAGGCTGCTGAAGAAAGCAGAAATGAAATTCATGAATCTTTGCAAGGTGCAGATATGGTATTTATAACTGCAGGTATGGGAGGAGGTACTGGTACTGGAGCAGCTCCTATAGTTGCCGAAGTTGCAAAGGAAATGGGTATATTAACAGTAGGAGTTGTAACTAAACCCTTTATGTTTGAAGGTAGAAGAAGGATGTTACATGCAGAAAAGGGTATAGAAGAATTAAAGGGAAGGGTAGATACCTTAGTTACCATACCAAATGATAGGCTTCTACAAGTAGCTGAGAAAAAAACTAGCATAGTAGATGCATTTAGAATAGCAGATGATGTGTTGAGACAAGGTATTCAAGGTATATCAGATTTAATAGCTGTACCAGGGTTAGTAAATTTAGATTTTGCAGATGTTAAGACTATAATGCTAGATCAGGGACTAGCCCATATGGGAATAGGACAGGCTAATGGTGAAAACAGAGCTACAGAAGCTGCTAAACAAGCTGTACATAGTCCTCTTTTAGAGACATCTATAGAGGGAGCTAAGGGAGTGTTATTAAATATAACAGGAGGTCAAAATCTAGGTTTGTTTGAAGTAAATGAAGCAGCAGATCTTATAAAGCAAGCGGTAGATAGTGATGCTAATATTATATTTGGTGCAGTTGTAGATGAAAATCTAAAGGATGATATAAAAATTACTGTTATTGCTACAGGGTTTAGTGGTTCAAAACCTAATGAAAATACAAAGACTAAAAGTAAAACTCGAAAGAGTATAAATAGATCTCAACAGAGACAGCAAAATGAAGAAGAAAAAGTAGAGGAAATAGATACTGATGATTTGGATATTCCTACTTTTTTAAGAAAGAGGAATAAATAA
- the ftsA gene encoding cell division protein FtsA, producing the protein MDQLIASVDIGTSKVCVAALGTEKNGQVHLVGMGKSECKGVKKGVVVDIEETSRAIIEALNQAENMSDLEITQAYINMPGGYCNIINNRGVIAVSSDNREIDFEDIKRVLNSATILSIPQDQKIIDIIPNQYIVDGYDEIKDPTGMVGMRLEVDSDIITSSTTTVLNAVKSANKAGLEVLGIIMEPLAISHSTLTSDEMELGILTIDIGAGTTDVSLFKNNRIIYSEIIPVGGNHITNDISVGLRISFKDSERIKRKYGMAYANDCDENTLIEIKPIGKEEIDKVNLLDVSVIIEARVREILEMVFENIRRRRLTGELLTGIVITGGGVSYLKGIKKIGEEIFKMPVRLGHPEEIGVKEPIYSTAIGIVNYVLKRKFNYYIEYNNIENNKNRFKSKKSNNVSSFFKKLWNDYF; encoded by the coding sequence ATGGACCAACTAATAGCTTCGGTAGACATAGGGACTTCAAAGGTATGTGTAGCTGCTTTGGGTACTGAGAAAAATGGACAAGTTCATTTAGTAGGTATGGGAAAAAGTGAATGTAAAGGAGTAAAAAAAGGAGTTGTAGTTGATATTGAAGAAACTTCAAGGGCTATAATAGAGGCATTAAATCAAGCAGAAAACATGTCAGATCTAGAGATTACCCAAGCATATATAAATATGCCAGGAGGATATTGTAATATTATTAATAATAGAGGAGTAATTGCAGTATCAAGTGATAACAGGGAGATAGACTTTGAAGATATAAAGAGAGTGCTGAATTCTGCTACTATACTTTCTATACCTCAAGACCAGAAAATAATAGATATTATACCAAATCAGTATATAGTAGATGGATATGATGAAATTAAAGATCCTACTGGAATGGTAGGTATGAGATTAGAAGTTGATAGTGATATAATTACAAGTTCAACTACTACTGTATTGAATGCAGTTAAGTCTGCCAATAAAGCAGGTCTAGAAGTATTAGGGATAATAATGGAGCCCTTAGCTATATCCCACTCCACTTTGACTTCTGATGAGATGGAATTAGGTATTTTGACTATAGATATTGGTGCTGGAACTACAGATGTATCTCTATTTAAAAATAATAGAATTATATACTCTGAAATAATTCCAGTGGGAGGAAATCATATAACTAATGATATATCTGTGGGATTGAGAATATCCTTTAAAGATAGTGAAAGAATAAAAAGAAAATATGGTATGGCATATGCCAATGACTGTGATGAAAATACTTTAATAGAAATAAAGCCTATTGGAAAAGAAGAAATTGATAAGGTTAATTTGCTTGATGTTTCTGTAATAATTGAGGCTAGAGTTAGAGAAATACTTGAAATGGTATTTGAAAATATTAGAAGAAGAAGGCTGACTGGAGAACTATTGACCGGTATAGTTATAACTGGTGGAGGCGTTAGTTATCTTAAAGGAATAAAAAAGATAGGAGAAGAAATTTTTAAAATGCCTGTAAGGTTGGGACATCCTGAAGAAATAGGAGTAAAGGAGCCAATTTATTCTACAGCTATTGGTATAGTAAATTATGTTTTAAAGAGGAAATTCAATTATTATATAGAATATAATAATATTGAAAACAATAAAAATAGATTTAAATCTAAAAAAAGTAACAATGTATCATCTTTTTTCAAGAAATTATGGAATGATTATTTTTAA
- the sigG gene encoding RNA polymerase sporulation sigma factor SigG → MHINKVEICGVNTSDLPVLTNKEMRKLFDRIHKGDLSAREEFIQGNLRLVLSVIQKFNKRGENPDDLFQVGCIGLIKAIDNFDLSQNVRFSTYAVPMIIGEIRRYLRDNNSIRVSRSLRDIAYKALQVREQLINKNSKEPTISEISSELNLPKEDVVFALDAIQDPISLFEPIYHDSGDAIYVMDQVSDEKSEDEMWLEGIALREGMRKLNDREKLILNLRFYQGKTQMEVAEEIGISQAQVSRLEKTALKHMRKLI, encoded by the coding sequence ATGCATATAAATAAAGTAGAGATATGTGGAGTAAATACATCTGATTTACCTGTACTTACCAACAAAGAAATGAGAAAATTGTTTGATAGAATACACAAGGGAGATTTAAGTGCTAGAGAGGAGTTTATTCAAGGCAATTTACGACTTGTACTTAGTGTTATTCAAAAGTTCAATAAAAGAGGAGAAAATCCTGATGATCTTTTTCAAGTTGGCTGTATAGGTTTAATAAAGGCAATAGACAATTTTGATCTTAGTCAAAACGTTAGATTTTCAACATATGCGGTTCCAATGATAATAGGTGAAATAAGAAGATACCTTAGGGATAATAATTCTATAAGAGTTAGTAGATCTTTGAGAGATATAGCATATAAGGCTCTTCAAGTAAGGGAGCAATTAATAAATAAAAATTCAAAGGAACCTACAATATCAGAAATATCATCAGAACTTAATTTACCTAAAGAAGATGTAGTTTTTGCATTGGATGCAATACAGGACCCCATATCCCTATTTGAACCTATATACCATGACAGTGGTGATGCAATATATGTCATGGATCAAGTTAGTGATGAAAAAAGTGAAGATGAGATGTGGCTTGAAGGGATTGCTTTAAGAGAAGGTATGAGAAAATTAAATGATAGGGAAAAACTTATATTAAATTTGAGATTTTATCAAGGAAAAACTCAGATGGAGGTAGCGGAAGAGATAGGTATATCTCAAGCACAAGTATCTAGATTGGAAAAAACCGCCTTAAAACATATGAGAAAGCTTATATAG
- a CDS encoding YlmC/YmxH family sporulation protein — MIKASDLREKEVINIKDGARLGVIYDIEVDLEEGYVNAVIIPGPNRFLGLFNRNGDYIVRWDSIKKIGHDVILVDLKEE; from the coding sequence ATGATAAAGGCTTCTGATTTGAGGGAGAAAGAAGTAATAAACATAAAAGATGGTGCAAGGTTGGGGGTAATATATGATATAGAAGTAGATTTAGAGGAAGGATATGTAAATGCAGTAATTATTCCAGGTCCTAATAGGTTTCTAGGATTATTTAATAGAAATGGGGATTATATAGTGAGATGGGATAGTATAAAAAAGATAGGACATGATGTTATATTAGTAGATTTAAAGGAAGAGTA
- the spoIIGA gene encoding sigma-E processing peptidase SpoIIGA, with the protein MSIYAEYLVLENFIINFIILYIVKKYTGANTTKSRMVIGALTGALYTLVVFFPQLYFLAKLPVKLAVSVLIIILAFNPERIRDFMKLIATFYVVSFVFAGASLALIFIFDVNNYTENGIFYIDGFSIGMLFLAIFISFILIKFVWGYIKTKLKRKDMYVPISIILNRKIINITALMDTGNSLKDPVTDVPVIIAQFSEIKELLPYDVQQFFSLYKEDNLNVLWEVMSKSMDNIKFRIIPFKSLGKENGILLGFKPDKVVINTSEKTVISDIIVGIYNSDLSSTREYSALLHPELLS; encoded by the coding sequence ATGAGCATTTATGCTGAATATCTCGTTTTAGAAAATTTTATAATCAATTTTATTATATTGTATATAGTTAAAAAATATACTGGAGCAAATACTACTAAGTCCAGAATGGTAATAGGAGCATTGACAGGGGCTTTATATACACTGGTAGTATTCTTCCCGCAATTATATTTTTTAGCTAAATTGCCAGTTAAATTAGCTGTATCAGTTTTAATAATTATACTGGCATTTAATCCAGAAAGGATTAGAGATTTCATGAAATTAATAGCTACATTTTATGTTGTTTCTTTTGTATTTGCTGGTGCATCTTTAGCTTTGATCTTTATATTTGATGTAAATAATTACACAGAAAATGGAATTTTTTATATAGATGGATTCTCTATAGGAATGTTATTTTTGGCAATATTTATTTCTTTTATACTTATAAAATTTGTATGGGGATATATAAAAACAAAATTAAAAAGGAAAGATATGTATGTACCTATATCAATAATATTAAATAGAAAGATTATAAATATAACAGCTTTAATGGATACTGGTAATTCATTAAAGGATCCAGTTACAGATGTACCTGTAATAATTGCTCAATTTTCAGAAATAAAAGAGCTATTGCCATATGATGTACAACAGTTTTTTTCCCTGTATAAAGAGGATAATTTAAATGTACTGTGGGAAGTCATGAGCAAATCTATGGACAATATAAAGTTTAGAATTATTCCATTTAAAAGCTTGGGAAAGGAAAATGGTATATTGTTAGGATTTAAGCCTGACAAAGTAGTAATTAATACATCTGAAAAAACTGTAATCTCTGATATCATTGTGGGAATTTATAACAGTGATTTATCTTCAACCAGAGAATATTCAGCATTACTTCATCCAGAATTATTAAGTTAA
- the murA gene encoding UDP-N-acetylglucosamine 1-carboxyvinyltransferase has product MAKYIIEGSKRLIGEISVGGAKNSVLPILAATVINRSSSIIFNAPKIKDLYIMIKILKSIGCKVKFSNNIVYIDSSTIDKVEIPEDLVREMRSSIILLGAMLSSCGETIISYPGGCEIGPRPIDLHLSSLKAMGAEINESHGFIHCKSKRLTGADIQLDYPSVGATENIILAAVKAKGTTIIRNAAREPEIIDLQNYLKKAGCKIYGAGTSVIRIDGVDSLKEVEHTIIPDRIVAGTYMIASAITGGELVLKNIEVDHIQSIIAKIKETGCNIYNNCTALKIVGPKRLEPIESIQTLPYPGFPTDIQAQTMALLTLARGTSVITETVFENRFKHVSELIRMGANIKIVGKVSIIKGVSELTGAKVTAKDLRGGASLVLAGLAASGTTIVDGIEHIERGYEELDINLNRLGASIKRQF; this is encoded by the coding sequence ATGGCCAAATATATCATTGAAGGCAGTAAGAGGCTTATAGGAGAAATTTCTGTTGGAGGGGCAAAAAATTCTGTTCTTCCAATACTGGCTGCCACAGTTATCAATAGAAGTTCAAGCATTATATTTAATGCACCTAAAATTAAAGATTTATATATAATGATAAAAATTCTTAAGTCCATAGGCTGTAAAGTTAAATTTTCAAATAATATTGTATATATTGACTCAAGTACAATAGATAAGGTTGAAATACCTGAAGATTTAGTAAGAGAAATGAGGTCTTCTATTATACTATTGGGAGCAATGCTCAGTAGTTGTGGTGAGACAATAATATCCTATCCTGGTGGATGTGAAATTGGTCCTAGACCTATTGATTTACATCTAAGTTCGTTGAAGGCTATGGGCGCTGAAATAAATGAGTCCCATGGATTTATACATTGTAAGTCTAAAAGATTAACAGGAGCAGATATACAATTGGATTATCCCAGTGTAGGCGCTACAGAAAATATAATATTGGCAGCAGTAAAGGCCAAAGGAACTACAATAATAAGAAATGCTGCAAGAGAACCTGAAATAATAGATCTACAGAACTATTTGAAAAAGGCAGGATGTAAAATTTATGGGGCTGGCACCAGTGTTATTAGGATTGATGGAGTAGATAGTTTGAAAGAGGTAGAACATACTATTATACCTGATAGGATAGTGGCAGGGACATATATGATAGCATCTGCAATTACGGGTGGAGAATTGGTATTAAAAAATATAGAAGTAGACCATATTCAATCTATAATTGCAAAAATTAAAGAAACTGGATGCAATATTTATAATAATTGTACTGCATTAAAAATAGTAGGCCCTAAAAGATTGGAACCAATTGAATCTATACAGACTTTACCATATCCAGGCTTTCCTACAGATATTCAAGCTCAGACTATGGCACTTCTCACTTTAGCTAGAGGAACCAGTGTTATAACAGAAACTGTATTTGAAAATAGGTTTAAACACGTATCTGAACTTATAAGAATGGGAGCAAATATAAAAATAGTAGGTAAAGTTTCTATTATAAAGGGAGTATCAGAACTTACAGGGGCTAAGGTTACAGCTAAAGATTTAAGAGGTGGGGCCAGTCTTGTATTGGCAGGACTTGCAGCTTCAGGTACTACAATAGTTGATGGCATAGAACATATAGAAAGAGGATATGAAGAATTAGACATAAATCTAAACAGGTTAGGGGCAAGTATAAAGAGACAATTTTAG
- a CDS encoding small basic family protein: MLIALIGILIGVIVGLYLPITYSPSYSLYMSVAILACMDSVFGGLRATLEKKFNTGIFISGFFGNAVLAAFLAYVGDKLGVPLYYAAIFAFGSRLFQNFAIIRRHFFNKNEEK, translated from the coding sequence ATGTTAATAGCTTTGATTGGAATTTTAATAGGTGTTATAGTAGGGCTTTATTTGCCTATAACATATTCTCCCAGCTATTCCCTTTACATGTCGGTAGCCATATTGGCGTGTATGGATTCAGTATTTGGGGGATTAAGGGCTACTTTAGAAAAAAAGTTTAATACAGGTATATTTATTTCAGGTTTTTTTGGCAATGCTGTTTTAGCAGCTTTTTTAGCCTATGTGGGAGATAAATTAGGTGTACCCTTATATTATGCTGCTATATTTGCTTTCGGTAGTAGATTGTTCCAAAACTTTGCGATAATAAGAAGACATTTTTTTAATAAAAATGAAGAAAAATAA
- a CDS encoding cell division protein FtsQ/DivIB has protein sequence MSSRGIVEKKVKRRKRGLFLLILIAIISLFVILVTKTDFFHIKEIQVTGNKRLNHDRIVLASGIMKGENILRIDKKIITENLLSHPYIKDVSIKRKLPKKVVINIKEREEIAVLKYMGSYIYVDNDGIVLSILSENEKPDLPIIEGFEIEDFTIGKKIKSKDNMDTSKFFNMISISKDLDIISTIKKIEIDENSQINVVLYDNLIFAFGGLDNVKYKLSSIKKMGEELEKRNIKTGTVYLNRGDNPIYTPEID, from the coding sequence ATGTCTAGTAGAGGAATAGTGGAGAAAAAGGTAAAGAGAAGAAAAAGGGGATTATTTTTATTAATATTAATAGCTATTATATCTTTATTTGTTATATTGGTAACAAAAACTGATTTTTTTCATATAAAAGAGATTCAAGTTACTGGAAATAAAAGGTTAAATCATGATAGAATAGTATTAGCATCGGGTATTATGAAGGGAGAAAATATACTTAGAATAGATAAAAAAATTATTACAGAAAACCTTTTGTCTCATCCATATATAAAAGATGTATCTATAAAAAGGAAATTACCTAAAAAGGTAGTTATAAATATAAAAGAACGGGAAGAGATAGCAGTATTAAAATATATGGGTTCATATATATATGTGGATAATGACGGCATAGTACTTAGTATTCTTTCTGAAAATGAGAAGCCAGATTTACCTATAATAGAAGGGTTTGAGATAGAAGACTTTACTATAGGTAAAAAAATAAAATCCAAAGATAATATGGATACATCTAAATTTTTCAATATGATATCAATATCTAAAGATTTAGATATTATTAGCACTATTAAAAAGATAGAGATAGATGAAAATTCTCAAATAAATGTGGTATTGTATGATAACTTAATATTTGCATTTGGGGGATTAGATAATGTAAAATATAAATTAAGTTCTATAAAAAAAATGGGTGAAGAGTTGGAAAAAAGAAATATAAAAACAGGCACTGTATATTTAAATAGAGGAGATAATCCTATCTATACACCTGAGATAGATTAG
- a CDS encoding DUF881 domain-containing protein, producing MNTKSKIAILIVSMILGIILAIQFNTVKSIVGPGYLPVQRSKELAVELNNLQKEKENLLNELENLEKKVKQYESSASKENVYIEELSKELQKYRMFAGYERVQGEGIVLNIDDPKREIVYGDETSTIVENYDYLLQIISYLNVSGAEAISINGLRYTNYTEFLLAGNHLNINGVPISAPIEIKAIGPPEDMENALRLKGGVLDILKYGFEMQISLTQKKNIIIPRYTKIQEFRYAKPIENING from the coding sequence ATGAATACAAAAAGTAAAATTGCTATTTTAATAGTCAGCATGATTCTTGGAATTATTTTAGCTATACAATTTAACACAGTAAAAAGTATAGTTGGTCCAGGATATTTACCAGTACAGAGGAGTAAAGAGCTTGCTGTAGAATTAAATAATCTTCAAAAAGAAAAGGAAAATTTATTAAATGAACTAGAGAATTTGGAAAAAAAGGTAAAACAATATGAAAGCAGTGCATCTAAAGAAAATGTATATATAGAGGAACTTTCTAAAGAGTTACAAAAATATAGAATGTTTGCAGGATATGAGAGGGTGCAAGGAGAAGGTATAGTTTTAAATATAGATGATCCTAAAAGAGAGATTGTTTATGGAGATGAAACTAGCACTATAGTAGAAAATTATGATTACCTATTACAAATAATAAGTTATCTTAACGTTTCAGGAGCCGAAGCAATATCGATAAATGGGCTAAGGTATACAAATTATACCGAATTTCTTTTAGCTGGTAATCATCTGAATATAAATGGAGTTCCTATATCTGCTCCCATTGAGATAAAAGCCATAGGACCTCCAGAGGATATGGAAAATGCCCTAAGGCTTAAAGGGGGAGTATTAGATATACTTAAATATGGTTTTGAAATGCAAATAAGTTTAACACAGAAGAAAAATATTATAATTCCAAGATATACCAAGATACAAGAGTTTAGATATGCAAAGCCAATAGAAAATATTAATGGATAA